A DNA window from Halomicrobium mukohataei DSM 12286 contains the following coding sequences:
- the pstC gene encoding phosphate ABC transporter permease subunit PstC — MSAETPEPDITSRPRGRAARERMYRYLLLLCAALSILVTISIVVLLARDAITFFTLVNPLDFFGGTEFLLSRDVYGLLPLLSGTLLVTVIAALIALPTGVAAAVYLSEYASDRMRSVLKPGLEVLAGIPTVVYGIFALVYVTPFLATIGLPVNTFNILSPSIMVGIMIVPMVSSLSEDAMSAVPDSLRRAGYGMGATKFEVTTGVVLPAAASGIFSSFILALSRAIGETMIVVVAAGSQPRMLNLAEPLQNLWQGFQPMTAAMVQINSADSVSQLGFSSMFAIGLTLFAITFLLNLVSNRIAARYREEYE, encoded by the coding sequence ATGAGCGCCGAGACGCCCGAACCGGATATCACGTCCAGACCACGCGGGCGTGCGGCGCGCGAACGGATGTACCGGTACCTCCTGTTGCTGTGTGCGGCGCTGTCGATTCTCGTGACGATCAGCATCGTCGTGTTGCTCGCGCGGGACGCGATCACCTTCTTCACGCTCGTGAACCCGCTCGACTTCTTCGGCGGGACGGAGTTTCTCCTCAGCCGCGACGTCTACGGGCTGCTCCCGCTGTTGAGTGGCACCCTGCTGGTGACGGTGATCGCCGCGCTGATCGCACTGCCGACCGGCGTCGCGGCGGCGGTGTATCTCAGCGAGTACGCCAGCGACCGGATGCGCTCGGTGCTCAAGCCCGGTCTGGAAGTCCTCGCGGGGATTCCGACCGTCGTCTACGGGATCTTCGCGCTCGTCTACGTGACGCCGTTCCTGGCGACGATCGGCCTGCCCGTCAACACCTTCAACATCCTCAGCCCGTCGATCATGGTCGGGATCATGATCGTCCCGATGGTGTCCAGCCTGAGCGAAGACGCCATGAGCGCCGTCCCGGACTCGCTGCGGCGGGCCGGCTACGGGATGGGAGCGACGAAGTTCGAGGTGACTACCGGCGTGGTCTTGCCCGCGGCGGCGTCGGGGATCTTCTCCTCGTTCATCCTCGCGCTGTCGCGAGCCATCGGCGAGACGATGATCGTCGTCGTCGCGGCCGGCAGTCAGCCCCGGATGCTGAACCTCGCGGAGCCGCTCCAGAACCTCTGGCAGGGGTTCCAGCCGATGACGGCCGCGATGGTCCAGATCAACAGCGCCGACAGCGTCAGTCAGCTCGGTTTCAGCAGCATGTTCGCGATCGGGCTGACGCTGTTTGCGATCACGTTCCTGCTGAACCTCGTGAGCAACCGAATCGCAGCCCGATACCGGGAGGAGTACGAATGA
- a CDS encoding PstS family phosphate ABC transporter substrate-binding protein, which produces MTRDPNRDVSRRRFIAGGLAGVTALSGCVQNTRRDAWGGGSGGDGGGGDGLSGQVIVKGSSTVFPISDTMAEEFMEEHGNVNVTVDPTGSGGGFENWFCAGDSDINGSSRPITDAEVDQCATNDVEPVEFQVAGDALTAAVNNDAEWVECMSFEELRQIWSDNDVTRWSDVREDWPDRKLELYGPASTSGTFDWFNEHVVGEEIEHTTDYQPTEEDETIVRGIRDNGGGMGYFGYAYYSSNSEAVKAIDIKAEAGDKCTPPSLPNAKDGSYPMARPLFLYVAESALQREEVYEYVRYYLEQAETDVVQDIGYVPSSAEQRDENLAKLEEVAG; this is translated from the coding sequence ATGACACGGGACCCCAACAGGGACGTTTCGCGTCGGAGATTTATCGCCGGTGGGTTGGCCGGGGTGACGGCGCTGTCGGGTTGTGTCCAGAACACGCGTCGGGACGCGTGGGGCGGCGGTTCCGGTGGCGACGGTGGTGGCGGCGACGGTCTCTCCGGGCAGGTCATCGTGAAAGGGAGCAGCACTGTCTTTCCGATCTCCGACACCATGGCCGAGGAGTTCATGGAGGAACACGGGAACGTCAACGTCACCGTCGACCCGACCGGGAGCGGTGGCGGCTTCGAAAACTGGTTCTGTGCCGGCGACTCCGACATCAACGGCTCGTCACGGCCGATCACGGACGCTGAGGTCGACCAGTGTGCGACCAACGACGTGGAACCGGTCGAGTTCCAGGTGGCGGGCGACGCGCTGACGGCGGCCGTCAACAACGACGCCGAGTGGGTCGAGTGCATGAGCTTCGAGGAGTTGCGACAGATCTGGAGCGACAACGACGTGACCCGCTGGTCGGACGTACGCGAGGACTGGCCCGACCGGAAACTCGAACTCTACGGTCCGGCCTCGACCTCCGGGACCTTCGACTGGTTCAACGAGCACGTCGTCGGCGAGGAGATCGAGCACACGACCGACTACCAGCCGACCGAAGAAGACGAGACGATCGTCCGGGGGATCCGCGACAACGGAGGCGGCATGGGATACTTCGGCTACGCGTACTACAGTTCGAACTCGGAGGCCGTCAAGGCGATCGACATCAAGGCCGAGGCCGGAGACAAGTGTACGCCGCCGAGCCTCCCGAACGCCAAGGACGGCTCCTACCCGATGGCGCGGCCGCTCTTTCTCTACGTCGCCGAGTCGGCGCTCCAGCGCGAGGAAGTGTACGAGTACGTCCGGTACTACCTCGAACAGGCCGAAACCGACGTGGTTCAGGACATCGGCTACGTCCCGTCCAGCGCCGAGCAACGCGACGAGAACCTCGCCAAGCTCGAAGAGGTCGCTGGATAG
- a CDS encoding phosphate uptake regulator PhoU has product METRKVQVTGGSTYTVSLPKEWATENDVSAGSVVEFHAEEDLLLLSPRRENGRVEGTLDISGLDEDHELTRAVMTMYVSGFDVITLETPRISPKQRRVVRDAVQGLVGLEVIEETSDRVVLQDLLDSSELSVHNAITRMQLVSLTMLADAVDALVEDDDDLAADVIHRDEDVDRLWYMVSRVFRTVLRNPTAATEIGFPRETVFDYQSSARQLERIADHATKIAELSREIDAISGETGEKLRTLREEAATVPETAMEALLADDSEAAVEQANQARGTIEDVDAMAREVDEQVREADPQSAQVLGLVVDSLSRTADYGGNIAESALQKAAPRP; this is encoded by the coding sequence ATGGAGACGCGAAAGGTGCAGGTGACGGGTGGATCGACGTACACCGTCTCGCTTCCCAAAGAATGGGCGACCGAAAACGACGTGAGCGCCGGGAGCGTCGTGGAGTTTCACGCCGAAGAGGACCTCCTCCTGCTCTCGCCCCGGCGCGAGAACGGGCGCGTCGAGGGGACGCTCGACATCAGCGGTCTCGACGAGGACCACGAGCTCACCCGCGCGGTGATGACGATGTACGTGAGCGGCTTCGACGTGATCACTCTCGAGACGCCCCGAATTTCGCCGAAACAGCGCCGCGTGGTCCGCGACGCCGTCCAGGGGCTCGTGGGGCTGGAAGTGATCGAAGAGACCTCCGATCGAGTCGTCCTGCAGGACCTGCTGGACTCCTCGGAGCTGTCGGTCCACAACGCCATCACGCGGATGCAGCTGGTCTCGCTGACGATGCTCGCAGACGCCGTCGACGCCCTTGTCGAGGACGACGACGACCTCGCGGCCGACGTGATCCACCGCGACGAGGACGTGGACCGTCTCTGGTACATGGTCTCGCGCGTGTTCCGGACGGTGCTACGGAACCCGACGGCGGCGACCGAGATCGGGTTCCCCCGAGAGACCGTCTTCGACTACCAGTCCAGCGCTCGCCAGCTGGAGCGCATCGCCGACCACGCGACGAAGATCGCCGAGCTGTCCCGCGAGATCGACGCCATCAGCGGCGAGACCGGCGAGAAGCTCCGGACGCTCCGCGAGGAGGCCGCGACCGTGCCCGAGACCGCGATGGAGGCGCTGCTGGCCGACGACTCCGAAGCGGCGGTCGAGCAGGCCAACCAGGCCCGTGGCACCATCGAGGACGTCGACGCGATGGCCCGCGAGGTCGACGAGCAGGTCCGAGAGGCCGACCCCCAGAGCGCTCAGGTGCTCGGGCTGGTCGTCGACTCGCTGTCCCGGACCGCCGACTACGGCGGGAACATCGCCGAGAGCGCACTCCAGAAGGCCGCACCGCGTCCCTGA
- the ppk1 gene encoding polyphosphate kinase 1: MGGERDPAGVGIEPFEPDDVDLADPSLYLNRELSELEFQKRVLHEAEDERTPLLERVRFLSIFTRNIDEFVMKRVGGLKQQIEAGVTDATPDGRTPLEQWREIHDELRPMLAAQTACYRETIRPALADAGIEILDYSSLSADERTRLRTYFEDSVLPTLTPLSFDPAHPFPFISNRSLSLAIVTRQSPGEELTFTRVKIPPNRPRLVELEAGARYVPIEAVIRNNLDVLLPNVEIVDTALFRLTRNAEVRRDEEIAEDLIDMIEEVLEQRRFASVVRLEIETDAHPFARETLREQLELDEREIYEREGPLDYREFDRLVDLDRPALKRDAWTPRPHPQLTATDRTAIGEHTTTHQSVFERVGETDILLHHPYHDFTQTVQSFLHEAATDPDVLAVKAAIYRTTSDSQVIQSLIDAAENGKQVAVMVELKARFDEQNNLEWVRTLEEHGIHVAYGTIGLKTHTKTALVVREEDDGVELYSHVGTGNYHSETAKGYVDLGLLTADQDIGQDLVAVFNFFTGPSLDEQFRKLLIAPVTMRERFTRYIRREARYAQAGRPARIVVKVNGLEDPAIVEELYRAAMAGVDVDLIVRDICRLRPGVEGVSGNVDVYSLVGRFLEHSRICYFENGAAPDDPAAADTAGDPRYFIGSADWMTRNLDYRVEAVTPVDDPTIRRQLKFVLELTLADNRHVWEMQSDGSYEQRRPGDESAVSTQDVLMEQTRAAASQDEPVAGLIEPYPVDGDLLVEAGPPRSADSETGRGEDTDVTDDTETQLPSETDGGSPWILDRHEDRWYEPDSRTYEYAVRTPDGERVYRKTAAGAASALRQYYE; this comes from the coding sequence ATGGGCGGCGAGCGCGACCCAGCCGGCGTCGGTATCGAGCCCTTCGAGCCGGACGACGTGGACCTCGCGGATCCGTCGCTGTACCTCAACCGCGAACTCAGCGAGCTGGAGTTTCAAAAGCGGGTGCTCCACGAGGCCGAGGACGAACGAACGCCGTTGCTCGAACGGGTCCGGTTTCTGTCAATTTTCACCCGCAACATCGACGAGTTCGTGATGAAACGGGTCGGCGGCCTCAAACAGCAGATCGAGGCCGGCGTCACCGACGCCACGCCCGACGGCCGAACGCCGCTGGAACAGTGGCGCGAGATCCACGACGAGCTGCGACCGATGCTGGCCGCCCAGACTGCGTGTTACCGGGAGACGATCAGGCCGGCGCTGGCCGATGCCGGCATCGAGATCCTCGACTACTCGTCGCTGTCGGCCGACGAGCGAACGCGTCTGCGGACGTACTTCGAGGACTCGGTGCTGCCGACGCTGACGCCGCTGTCGTTCGACCCGGCCCACCCGTTCCCGTTCATCTCGAATCGGTCGCTGTCGCTGGCGATCGTCACGCGCCAGTCCCCCGGCGAGGAACTGACGTTCACGCGGGTGAAGATCCCGCCCAACCGGCCGCGACTGGTCGAACTCGAAGCCGGTGCGCGATACGTCCCGATCGAGGCGGTGATCCGAAACAACCTCGACGTACTCCTCCCCAACGTCGAGATCGTCGACACGGCGCTGTTCCGGCTGACGCGCAACGCCGAGGTCAGGCGCGACGAGGAGATCGCGGAGGACCTGATCGACATGATCGAGGAGGTCCTCGAACAGCGGCGGTTCGCGTCCGTCGTCCGTCTGGAGATCGAGACCGATGCCCACCCGTTCGCCCGCGAAACGCTGCGGGAGCAACTGGAGCTGGACGAACGCGAGATCTACGAGCGGGAGGGGCCCCTGGACTACCGGGAGTTCGACCGCCTCGTCGACCTCGACCGGCCGGCGCTGAAACGAGACGCCTGGACGCCCAGACCACACCCGCAGCTGACCGCGACCGACCGGACCGCGATCGGCGAACACACCACGACCCACCAGAGCGTGTTCGAGCGGGTCGGCGAGACGGACATCCTCCTCCATCACCCGTACCACGACTTCACCCAGACCGTCCAGTCGTTCCTCCACGAGGCGGCGACCGACCCCGACGTGCTGGCGGTGAAGGCCGCGATCTACCGGACGACGAGCGACTCACAGGTGATCCAGTCGCTAATCGACGCGGCCGAGAACGGCAAGCAGGTGGCGGTGATGGTCGAGCTGAAGGCCCGCTTCGACGAGCAGAACAACCTCGAATGGGTCCGGACGCTCGAAGAACACGGCATCCACGTCGCCTACGGAACGATCGGGCTGAAGACGCACACGAAGACGGCGCTGGTCGTCCGCGAGGAGGACGACGGTGTGGAGCTGTACTCTCACGTCGGCACTGGCAACTACCACTCCGAGACCGCGAAAGGCTACGTGGATCTCGGCCTGCTGACCGCCGATCAGGACATCGGACAGGACCTCGTGGCGGTGTTCAACTTCTTCACCGGTCCCTCGCTGGACGAGCAGTTCCGGAAGCTCCTGATCGCGCCGGTGACGATGCGCGAGCGGTTCACGCGGTACATCCGCCGGGAAGCCCGGTACGCGCAGGCGGGACGCCCGGCCCGGATCGTCGTCAAAGTCAACGGGCTCGAAGACCCGGCCATCGTCGAGGAACTGTACCGCGCCGCGATGGCCGGTGTCGACGTCGATCTGATCGTCCGCGACATCTGTCGGCTACGTCCCGGCGTCGAGGGCGTCAGCGGGAACGTCGACGTGTACAGCCTCGTCGGGCGGTTCCTGGAGCACTCGCGGATCTGCTACTTCGAGAACGGGGCCGCACCAGATGACCCCGCGGCGGCCGACACGGCGGGCGATCCGCGCTACTTCATCGGCAGCGCCGACTGGATGACCCGGAACCTCGACTACCGGGTCGAAGCGGTCACGCCCGTCGACGACCCGACGATCCGGCGACAGCTGAAGTTCGTGCTCGAACTGACGCTGGCCGACAACCGCCACGTGTGGGAGATGCAGTCCGATGGAAGCTACGAGCAGCGACGGCCTGGAGACGAGTCGGCCGTCAGTACGCAGGACGTGTTGATGGAACAGACGCGGGCGGCCGCGAGCCAGGACGAACCGGTTGCCGGCCTGATCGAACCGTACCCGGTCGACGGCGACCTGCTCGTCGAGGCGGGGCCACCCCGGAGCGCCGATTCCGAGACGGGACGCGGCGAGGACACGGACGTGACGGACGACACCGAGACACAGCTTCCCTCCGAAACAGACGGCGGGTCGCCGTGGATCCTCGATCGACACGAGGACCGCTGGTACGAGCCCGACAGCCGGACTTACGAGTACGCCGTCCGGACGCCGGACGGAGAGCGAGTCTACCGAAAGACCGCGGCTGGAGCCGCTTCGGCGCTCCGCCAGTACTACGAGTAG
- a CDS encoding metallophosphoesterase family protein, whose translation MTATLSFEPTVAKQHRQIDVSRWDEVYVVGDVHGCAETLERLLDRLDNGRSLFVFVGDLVRKGPDSRRALSLVRERDNLLSVRGNNEQKLLDGRASLDALDDDDLAFVESMPLVVSWDGALVVHGGIDHRKPLAEHSAEELLNNRSLVPDGGYDRPYWFETRDGGRTVFFGHTVLAQPFATPWAVGLDTGCVYGGQLTAYRCSTGEFVSVEPPETYVERSADSIVDPRPMVEE comes from the coding sequence ATGACAGCAACACTCTCATTCGAACCAACCGTCGCGAAACAGCACCGTCAGATCGACGTGTCCCGCTGGGACGAGGTGTACGTCGTCGGCGACGTACACGGCTGTGCGGAGACGCTCGAACGGCTCCTCGACCGACTCGACAACGGCCGGAGCCTGTTCGTCTTCGTCGGCGACCTCGTCAGGAAGGGGCCGGACAGTCGACGCGCACTGTCGCTGGTCCGGGAACGGGACAACCTGCTCAGCGTCAGGGGCAACAACGAGCAGAAGCTCCTCGACGGCCGGGCGTCGCTCGACGCGCTCGACGACGACGACCTGGCCTTCGTCGAGTCGATGCCTCTCGTCGTCTCCTGGGACGGCGCGCTCGTCGTCCACGGCGGGATCGATCACCGCAAGCCACTGGCCGAGCACAGCGCCGAGGAGCTGCTGAACAACCGCTCGCTGGTCCCGGACGGCGGCTACGACCGGCCCTACTGGTTCGAGACGCGAGACGGCGGCCGGACGGTGTTTTTCGGCCACACCGTGCTGGCACAGCCGTTCGCCACGCCGTGGGCAGTCGGGCTCGACACCGGCTGTGTCTACGGGGGACAGCTGACGGCCTATCGGTGTTCGACCGGGGAGTTCGTCTCCGTCGAGCCACCGGAGACGTACGTCGAGCGCAGCGCCGACAGTATCGTCGATCCGCGTCCGATGGTGGAGGAGTGA
- a CDS encoding 30S ribosomal protein S8e encodes MKDQGRSTRKRTGGRVRPSRNKRKYELGNESTETTVGDQKLKTVDARGNTEKFRAVTTNVASVADGGEVVEATIEDVVENASDPNYARRNIVTKGAIVETSEGRARVTSRPGQDGQVNAVLIE; translated from the coding sequence ATGAAAGATCAGGGACGCTCCACACGCAAGCGGACCGGCGGTCGCGTTCGCCCGTCGCGCAACAAGCGAAAGTACGAACTGGGCAACGAGTCCACCGAGACGACCGTCGGCGACCAGAAGCTCAAGACCGTCGACGCCCGCGGGAACACCGAGAAGTTCCGCGCCGTCACCACCAACGTCGCCAGCGTCGCAGACGGCGGCGAGGTCGTCGAGGCCACCATCGAGGACGTCGTCGAGAACGCCTCCGACCCGAACTACGCTCGCCGAAACATCGTCACCAAGGGTGCGATCGTCGAGACCAGCGAGGGCCGGGCCCGCGTCACCTCCCGCCCCGGTCAGGACGGTCAGGTCAACGCGGTCCTGATCGAGTAA
- a CDS encoding DUF2240 family protein has product MSLRRAVAAPFARDGSDRLGESEFVVALSLDRDWFSPDQAKRLVDVAASEGLVERDGDDLVVAFDPSEVSLPDGFAPDESILRERSTFERVLAAVVQHGEDKQSAVAAINRLQDELGVTLEAAAVVYARRRGIDVAEFAERARGDL; this is encoded by the coding sequence ATGAGTCTCCGCCGCGCCGTCGCCGCACCGTTCGCCAGAGACGGGAGCGACCGACTCGGAGAGAGCGAGTTCGTCGTCGCGCTGTCGCTGGATCGCGACTGGTTCTCGCCGGATCAGGCCAAGCGTCTCGTCGACGTGGCCGCCAGCGAGGGGCTCGTCGAGCGCGACGGTGACGACCTCGTCGTCGCCTTCGATCCCTCCGAGGTCTCGCTGCCGGACGGCTTCGCCCCCGACGAGTCGATCCTCCGCGAGCGGTCGACGTTCGAGCGCGTCCTCGCCGCCGTCGTCCAGCACGGCGAGGACAAACAGTCGGCGGTCGCGGCGATCAACCGACTCCAGGACGAGCTGGGCGTCACCCTGGAGGCTGCCGCCGTCGTCTACGCCCGTCGACGGGGGATCGACGTGGCCGAATTCGCCGAGCGCGCACGAGGTGATCTGTGA
- the pyrF gene encoding orotidine-5'-phosphate decarboxylase: MGFFDRLGQRIAVADSVVSVGLDPDPDRLPDCVADAELPRWAFNRRVIDATHEHAACYKPNAAFYEDADGWRALEETIAYAHGKDVPVLLDAKRGDIGNTARQYATALELADAITVNPYMGGDSLAPFLQREDGGVFVLCRTSNSGGADLQDLELASGGPLYERVATLAEAWNERGNVGLVVGATNPDELAAIREVVPDLPFLVPGVGAQGGDAEAAVEHGLADGVGLVNSSRGIIFAGEDAGRGAGTDEDAYFGAAEQAARRLKERLNEHRD; encoded by the coding sequence ATGGGATTTTTCGATCGACTCGGCCAGCGAATCGCGGTCGCAGACAGCGTCGTCTCGGTGGGTCTCGACCCGGACCCCGACCGACTGCCGGACTGTGTCGCCGACGCGGAGCTGCCCCGCTGGGCGTTCAACCGCCGCGTCATCGACGCGACCCACGAACACGCGGCCTGCTACAAGCCCAACGCCGCCTTCTACGAGGACGCGGACGGCTGGCGCGCGCTCGAAGAGACGATCGCCTACGCCCACGGCAAGGACGTGCCGGTGTTGCTGGACGCCAAACGGGGCGACATCGGGAACACCGCTCGCCAGTACGCCACGGCACTCGAGCTGGCCGACGCGATCACTGTCAACCCCTACATGGGCGGTGACTCGCTGGCTCCGTTCCTCCAGCGCGAGGACGGCGGCGTCTTCGTCCTCTGTCGAACGTCGAACTCCGGCGGGGCGGACCTACAGGACCTCGAGCTGGCGTCGGGCGGGCCGCTGTACGAGCGGGTGGCGACGCTGGCCGAGGCCTGGAACGAGCGGGGCAACGTCGGCCTCGTCGTCGGCGCGACCAACCCCGACGAACTCGCGGCGATTCGCGAAGTGGTCCCCGACCTTCCCTTCCTCGTCCCCGGTGTCGGCGCGCAGGGCGGCGACGCCGAGGCGGCCGTCGAGCACGGCCTGGCCGACGGCGTCGGCCTCGTCAACTCCTCTCGCGGAATCATCTTCGCCGGCGAAGACGCGGGCCGCGGTGCGGGCACCGACGAAGACGCGTACTTCGGCGCTGCCGAGCAGGCGGCCCGCCGGCTCAAAGAGCGACTGAACGAACACCGGGACTGA
- a CDS encoding outer membrane protein assembly factor BamB family protein, producing MKRRTFISASIASLAGCTTPQLRSESRSKPANSSSKTIGEATPIGSISGTWPTTHRTNARTANTPESPDLQLSWATAVSGSVTQPPSQPLLRKGILIQTQARTLYGLDPKTGEQLWKTNVPESTRIQTPPTTGEATVYVTLDDSVAAYDLHTGEENQKYTIPDHSTPVTAILEVADDLFVGINQDGEGALARLTENSGTRVFKTAGIPRNLASNRNLIVVRTTSAIQAFSKAQDELVWTYHGVNGSHPGDVPLITNRFVVSGNGGGSVIVLNLSSGQVAWQAEIQGVHAFSPTKSDSRLFVSDSDGYLQVYSIETGNTAYKLKIPAEADIPGISAGNMDRSATLAGGSVLIPSSDGQLVTVKAANGRVKSSQRFRWRVASPPAIVDGVAVVSAPPRVYGFSA from the coding sequence ATGAAAAGAAGGACATTTATCTCGGCATCTATCGCCAGTTTAGCCGGTTGTACGACACCGCAACTTAGAAGCGAGTCTCGATCAAAGCCCGCGAACTCCAGTAGTAAGACGATTGGTGAAGCGACGCCGATCGGTTCGATATCCGGAACATGGCCGACGACACACCGGACCAACGCTCGAACTGCTAACACTCCTGAATCACCGGATTTGCAACTGAGCTGGGCCACAGCAGTAAGCGGATCAGTAACACAACCTCCATCTCAACCACTGCTACGAAAAGGCATCCTCATTCAGACCCAAGCCCGGACACTCTATGGTTTGGACCCAAAGACGGGGGAACAACTCTGGAAAACCAATGTTCCAGAAAGCACGCGGATTCAAACCCCGCCTACAACGGGCGAAGCGACTGTATACGTAACACTTGATGATAGTGTTGCGGCCTACGATCTCCACACAGGGGAGGAAAATCAAAAGTATACCATCCCGGATCACAGTACCCCTGTAACTGCGATTCTTGAAGTTGCAGACGACCTGTTTGTTGGCATCAATCAAGACGGAGAAGGGGCGCTCGCACGGCTCACTGAAAACTCAGGGACACGCGTCTTCAAAACTGCGGGGATCCCTCGCAACCTGGCATCCAACCGTAACTTGATCGTCGTGCGTACCACAAGTGCGATTCAGGCGTTCTCGAAGGCTCAAGATGAGCTTGTATGGACCTACCATGGCGTCAACGGATCACATCCGGGTGATGTCCCGCTTATCACCAACAGGTTTGTTGTCTCTGGTAATGGTGGCGGGTCAGTCATCGTTCTTAATTTGTCATCTGGACAGGTGGCCTGGCAGGCGGAAATTCAAGGAGTGCATGCGTTCTCCCCCACGAAGTCTGACAGCCGATTATTCGTTTCTGATTCTGATGGGTATCTTCAGGTGTACTCGATCGAGACAGGGAATACAGCATACAAGCTCAAGATACCTGCTGAAGCAGATATTCCAGGAATTTCTGCGGGAAATATGGACCGCTCGGCTACCCTTGCAGGCGGCAGTGTTTTGATACCCAGTTCAGATGGACAGCTTGTGACAGTGAAGGCTGCGAATGGTAGAGTAAAGTCGTCGCAAAGATTTCGGTGGCGTGTCGCAAGCCCACCGGCCATTGTCGATGGTGTGGCAGTCGTGAGTGCACCACCGAGAGTGTACGGATTCTCCGCGTAG
- a CDS encoding J domain-containing protein produces the protein MQYDRLTTGLAVVLGGLTVVLTVVGLVESPAVLVLASTFGAATYFVYYHASGRMANRVYRRVERQARVDGGRQRRTGAGPREEWEPPRDGASARRAGGGARARQTGGSRRQRGQRQRRERRARAPSASDEISATEAYSRLGLDPGADQSSVKAAYRQKVKEVHPDTDSGDEQSFKRVKEAYERLND, from the coding sequence GTGCAGTACGACCGTCTCACTACGGGGCTGGCAGTCGTGCTCGGTGGACTGACCGTCGTCCTGACGGTGGTGGGCCTGGTCGAGAGCCCCGCCGTCCTCGTTCTCGCGTCGACGTTCGGCGCGGCGACGTACTTCGTCTACTACCACGCCAGCGGGCGGATGGCCAACCGAGTCTACCGGCGGGTCGAACGGCAGGCCAGGGTCGACGGCGGTCGACAGCGACGGACCGGCGCTGGTCCACGCGAGGAGTGGGAACCGCCGCGCGACGGTGCGAGCGCGCGTCGGGCAGGCGGGGGCGCGCGTGCCCGACAGACCGGCGGTTCGCGGAGACAGCGGGGGCAGCGCCAGCGACGCGAGCGACGGGCCCGCGCACCGTCGGCGAGCGACGAGATCAGCGCGACGGAGGCCTACAGCCGGCTCGGCCTCGATCCGGGTGCCGATCAGTCTTCGGTCAAGGCCGCGTACCGACAGAAGGTCAAAGAGGTCCATCCCGACACCGACAGCGGCGACGAGCAGTCGTTCAAACGGGTCAAAGAGGCCTACGAGCGGCTGAACGACTGA
- a CDS encoding TetR/AcrR family transcriptional regulator yields the protein MAEPPDRSLSESDEAIMRATYRALRDHGYADLTIKRIAEEYGKTTAAVHYHYETKEDLLAAFLDYILDQFAAAVHDVETTDPEQRLDLLIDKLIADAEDHQDLLIAMLEMRSQAPYNETFGERFQQNDEYVRYMLRTVIDHGVREGVFSPVDSEHVARALMTIVDGARTRAVVLDEEDTLATARQTAAEYVDAVLLDD from the coding sequence ATGGCCGAACCGCCGGACCGATCACTCTCGGAGTCGGACGAAGCGATCATGCGCGCGACCTATCGCGCGCTCCGAGACCACGGCTACGCCGACCTGACGATCAAGCGCATCGCGGAGGAGTACGGCAAGACGACTGCCGCCGTACATTACCACTACGAGACGAAAGAGGACCTCCTCGCGGCGTTTCTGGACTACATCCTCGATCAGTTCGCGGCGGCAGTCCACGACGTGGAGACGACGGACCCCGAACAGCGGCTCGACTTACTGATCGATAAGTTGATCGCCGACGCGGAGGACCACCAGGATCTGCTGATCGCGATGCTGGAGATGCGCAGCCAGGCACCCTACAACGAGACGTTCGGCGAGCGGTTCCAGCAAAACGACGAGTACGTCCGCTACATGCTCCGGACGGTGATCGACCACGGCGTCAGGGAAGGGGTCTTCTCGCCGGTCGACTCCGAACACGTCGCACGCGCGCTCATGACGATCGTCGACGGCGCTCGCACCCGAGCGGTCGTCCTCGACGAGGAGGACACCCTGGCGACCGCACGCCAGACGGCAGCCGAGTACGTCGACGCCGTGTTGCTCGACGACTGA